Below is a genomic region from Dechloromonas denitrificans.
CCGGGTCGCCAAGATTGGCACCGAGCGCGACGTAGGCCAGATTCATTCGGTGTTGCCGTGGTCGACGTTGCTGGCGGCCGGTTTTTTGCGGCGCCGGCGTTTTTTCTTGTCGCCCGGTTGTTCAGGCATCAGCATTTCGGCCCGCTCATCGCCATCGACACTCTGGAAGAGCGTCCACCAGTCGGCCACTTCGCGGTCGATCTCGCCGGATTCGGCGCGCAGTACGAGAAAGTCGTAACCGGCGCGGAAGCGTGGCTGTTCGAGCAGGGCGTAAGGGCGCTTGCCGGCACGCTGTTCGAAGCGTGGCTGCAGGGCCCAGATATCCTTGATGTCGCCGGCGATACGGCGGGTGATCGCCAATTTTTCGCCCTGCACGCTGAGCACGTCGTCCATGGCTTCGTAGAGTGCCGGGGTTTTTGGGGCACCCTTGGTCTTGATCTTTTCCCAGTTGGCCAACACTTCGTGCCAGAGCAGGGTGGCGAACAGGAAGCTGGGTGAAATTCCCTTGTTCTTGCGCACGCGGTCGTCGGTGTTGGCCAGCGAGAGCATGACGAACTTTTCGCCCATCGGTTGTTCGAGAATGACGTCGAGCAGTGGCAACAGGCCGTGATGCAGACCTTCGTTACGCAACTGGGTGATGCATTTGACCGAGTGCCCGGAAGTCAGCAGCTTGAGCATTTCGTCGAACAGGCGGGCCGCCGGCACATTTTCGAGCAGGCCGGCCATTTCGCGGATCGGTTTCCTCGCTTCCGGATCGATCGTGAGTCCGAGTTTTGCCGCGAGGCGCACGGCGCGCAGCATGCGCACCGGATCTTCGCGGTAGCGGGTGCGCGGTTCGCCGATCATGCGCAGGGTTTTCTGCTTGAGATCGCCGACACCACGGTGATAGTCGATCACCGCTTCACTGGCCGGGTCGTAATACAGCGCATTGGCGGTAAAGTCGCGGCGCTCGGCGTCTTCGGCATGCGAACCGAAAACGTTGTCGTGCAACACGCGGCCATGTGCGTCGGTTTTGGTTTTTTCGTCCAGCGTGCCGCGGAAGGTGGTGACCTCCAGCGTCTCCTGGCCCATCATCACGTGCACGATCTGGAAGCGGCGGCCGATGATGCGGGCGCGGCGGAAATGGCGACGAACCTCTTCCGGCGTGGCATCGGTGGCGATGTCGAAGTCCTTCGGATCGGCGCCGATCAGCAGGTCGCGCACGGCACCGCCGACGACATAAGCCTTGTGGCCGTGCTGCTGCAGGGTTTCGCAGACACGCCGGCTACCCGAACTGATACGGTCGCGGGTAATGCCGTGGGTGGAAACAGGAATGATGGCGGGCTCGTTGTGGCCTGCCTTGGGCTTTTTGCCGCCAAGGACGCGGGAAATGAATTTGCGGATCACGAATTACCGTTCAGTGAGCGCTTGCTGCGCTGCGGAAAAGAAGGAATTCTACCGCAAAGCGATGATTTTCCATTGGATTGGCCTCAGTCGAGCCCAAAGAACTCGCGTATTTTCTTGCCGATTGCGGCACTGCCGGGGACTTTTTGCTGGGTTTCGTTGCGTCCCTGGTGGTAACCCTGTTCGAGTTCCGCAAAGCGCTGGAGGCGCGCTTCGAGGATGCCGGACAGGCTGTCGGCCAGTGCCGGACGTTGCCGGATGATCTCCTGAAAGCCTTCCTTGTCCAGGCGATAGGCTTCGACATTGCTGGTCGCGATGACCGTTGCCCGGCGCGGTGCGCCGGTCATCAGGCCGATTTCGCCGAAGACGCTGCCCGGGCCGCGTTTTTCGAGCAGGCGACGGGGGCCTTCCGGCGGTTGCCACCAGGCTTCGGCTTCGCCATTGACAATGATGTACAGCCAGTGGGCGATGGCGCCCTGGCGGGTCAGGATGTCGCCGGGTGCGAAAGGCGCATTGATCAGGTGCTCGGCGAGGTGCTGTTTCTCGTTGTCGTCGAGACGGGCGAACAGTTCGATCGAGTTGATGGCCTGAAGCCGGCGCTTGAGCTCGCGGTTTTGTACATCTTCACGGTGCGCGGCGCCTTCCTCGACGAGGTGGATGGTGTGGTCATCAGTGGCGAGGCGAATGCCGTTGCGCTGCAGTGTGGCCAGGATGTGCGTGCGCACGTCGGAGTCGGTCGGGTCATCCAACTGCGGATTCTGCAGCCAGTAGCGGAGCACGTAGTGAGCATAGCCGGGACCGAAATTGAGCAGGACGCAACTCGGTGCGGGTGTGCCGGCAACATTGGAAATGGTCGCGGCTGAAATGTCGGCTTCGATCATCTGCACGATGCGCCCGGGCGATACGGCGAGGTCGACGTTGAAGTCGATGCTGCGCCGCCAGACCGGATTGGCACTGTGCTTGTCGCAAATTACGTAGTAGCGCCCCTTCATCAACTGGCTGTTCGGGACGATGGCTTTTTCGCCGCTGCGGGTGAGCAGTGCCGTATAGCGCCACTGGATGTCGGTCACCTGGCCTGAAAGATCGTCGATCTTGATCCAATCGCCGATTTCCAGCGAATTGTCCATCTGCAGCGCCAGACCGCCAAGCAGGTTGCCCAGCGTGTCCTGCATCGATATCGCCAGCACGGCGGTCAGGATGGCCGAGGTGGCGAACAGGTGCGTCAATTCGACGCCGGCCTGGTTGAGGCGGAAGAAGCCCCAGCCGATGTAGCCGATGATGACCAGGATGTCAGCCAGGATGCCGGCGATGTGGATGTGGATGCGCGGCAGGGCGACGTTGAACAGGGCCAGGCCGGCAAAACGGATGACCGCCAGGCCTTCGCCGAATACGGTCATCTGGCGCAGCCAGCTGGCGGCCGCCGTCATGTTGTGGTCGGCGAGCAGAATCCCGGCCAGCAGATCGCCGCACAGGCAGGCAGCGTAAAAGACACTGGTGTTGATCAGCGAGCGGCGTAGCGGTTTCAGCGGCTGCCAGATGAACAGCAGCAACAGCGCCAGTGCCACGAAGCTGAGCGGTGCCTCGTGGCTGAACAAGGGGATGCGCAGCATCAGGCGTTGCGCAGGCTGAGGGAAATCCAGTCGTGTGCGTCGGCGTGAGCCTGCAGTTTTTCGTCGGCATCGACCGCGACCGGCGTCTTGACCTTGCCCATCAGCGGCAAATCGTTGTGCGAATCGCTGTAGAAAAAGCTGTCTTCGAAGCTGCCCCACCACAGGCCGAGCGATTCGAGCCAGGCTTCGACGCGGACGATCTTGCCTTCGCGGAAGGATGGCACGCCGCTCGGGGCCCCGGTAAACGTGCCACTTTGCACGTCGACCGCGGGAATCGTGCCGATCAGGTGCGGAATGCCGAAAGCGCGGCCAATCGCACCGGTGACGAAAGTGTTGGTGGCGGTGACGATGGCGCACAGGTCGCCGTTGTCGAGGTGCTGGCGCACGATATCGAGTGCCTCGGTGCTGATGATCGGGCGGATGTGTTTTTCCATGTACTCGGCGTGCCAGGCATCGAGTTCGGCGCGGCTGTGGCGGGCGAGCGGGGCGAGCTGGAAGGCGAGGAACTCATGGATGTCGAGCGTGCCGGCCTTGTATTGCTCGTAGAACTGGACATTCTTGGCTTCCTGGATTTCGCGGTCGACGACGCCCTTGCTGATCAAAAACTGTGCCCATTCAAAGTCCGAGTCGCCGGAGAGCAAGGTGTTGTCGAGGTCAAAGAGAGCGAGATTCATCAGGCGGTTTCCATGTTGAGCAGTTCGCGCAGCAGCGGCAGCGTGACCGGGCGTTTTTGTTCGAGCGTGTATTGATCAAGTGCGACGACCAGCATCGACAGCGTGCGCATGTCGCGCGGTGCGTGGCGCAGCAGGTAATTGATTGCTTCCGGCGAGAGCTTGAGGGCGCGTTCGCGCGCCTGGGCGGCGATGGCTTCGGCTTTCTCGGCGTCGGTCAGGGGTTGCAGGCGGTAGATCAGGCCCGAGCCGAGGCGGGTCCGCAGGTCTTCGCGCAAGGCAAGATGGGCCGGCGGCTGGGTTGCTGCGGTCAACAGCTGTCCACCGGCCAATTTGATCTGGTTGAACAGTGCGAACAAGGCAATCTGGCCGTCGGCATTGAGCAGGTCGACATTGTCGATAGCCAGTTGATCGCTGGCGGTGACGCCGCTCAGGCCGGGATTGAGTCCGGCGTCGATCAGGCTGAAGCCGCTGGCCAGCAACAGGTGCGAGCGACCGCAGCCGGATTCGCCGTAGAGGCAGAACGATGTTGCGCTCAGCCCGCCGGCCAGCCATTCGGTGAATGCTGCGACCGTTTCTGCATTGCAGCCGGCGACGAAGTTGTCCAGCGTCGGGGGGCTTTCTGGCAGCAAATCGAGAATCAGCTGGCGCATCGGAGCATTGGAACGAAACAGGGGGAGCGATTTTAGCATTTGTCCTGCATCCGGCCCGGCCTTCTCGACCCGGAATAAATCGGTCGGCGGGTGTCTGTCCGGTCAAGAGGTTGGGTTGATCGTTTGCAATATACTGTATAAAGTACTGTATATCGTAACGCGGGAGGTACTTCATGTGTGGTCGCTACGAGCTCAAGGCGAGCACCAGGGATCTGCTCAGGTATTGCCGCGATCTGGATCTGCCCAGGCGCGATCTGCCCTATGGCGACGAAATGCGGCCGGCTGCACCGGTGCTGATGCTGGCTCGCCAGGCCGAAGGCCATGTTGCACGCCGGGCGCGTTGGGGGCTGGTCGGCAGTTTTCTGAATGCCGAACCGCTGCGCCCGCCGAGTACCTTGTGTGCCGAGGGGCTGGTTGCCAAGCCTTTTTATAGCAAGACCTTGCAAAAAAACCGCTGCCTGATGCCGGCGACGGCATTTTTTGAATGGCAGATGCTGGCCGATGGTCACCGGCAGCAAGTTCGTTTCAGTTCGGCGAGCGGCAAGGCGCTGATGTTTGCCGGGGTGTTTGATCACCATCCGCAGGCTGGAACGACCTGTGCCATGGTGACTACGCCGGCCGATGCGGTGGTCGGGGCGGTGCATGGCCGGATGCCCCTGATCCTCAATGCGCAGGAAAGTGCCTTCTGGCTCGGTGCTTATCCTGATTTTCCAGCCGAAGCTTTTGCGGCGCTGCTGGAGAATCCTTCGTCTTGCGAGTTGAAAGCCGAAGTGGTGAGCCAGGCGGATATTTCACCCCAGCTCCCTCTGTCTTTCGGCTAGCGGAGAGGTGCCTCTGGCTGCCTCCCCGCATTCGGAACCGGTCAGATCCAGCTGATCAGGCCGTAGTTCTTCTTGCCGCGGCGCAGGATGGTAAAGCGGCCGTAGAGCAGGTCGTCGCCGGCCAGGATATGGTCAAGCGCGTCGATCTTGTTGCCGTTCGCGGTCACGCTGCCGCTCTGGATGAAGGTGCGTGCTTCCGACTTCGACTTGGCCAGACCGGCGGCGACCAGCGCGTCGATCAGGCCGGCATTGGCCTTGTCGATCTGCACGCCGGGCATGCCGTCTTGGGCGAGTTGTTCGAGGTCGTTTTCGGTCAAATCGGCGAGTTGACCGCTGAACAGGCATTCGGTGATGCGGCGTGCGGCCATCAGCGCGACTTCGCCGTGCACCAGACGGGTTGCTTCTTCGGCCAGGATGCGCTGGGCTTCCGGCTTGGTGCCGCTGGCCTGGTCGGTGGCTTCGATCTCATTGACGCGGTCGACCGGCAAAAAGGTGAAGAATTTGAGGAACTTGTAGACGTCGGCGTCGCTGGTGTTGAGCCAGAACTGGTAGAAGGCGTAGGGCGAGGTCTTTTTCGGGTCGAGCCAGATGGCGCCGGATTCGGTCTTGCCGAACTTGGTGCCGTCAGCCTTGGTGATCAGCGGCAGGGTCAGGCCGTAGACCTGCTTCTGGTGCAGGCGGCGGGTCAGGTCGGTGCCGGCGACGATGTTGCCCCACTGGTCGGAACCGCCGATCTGCAGCACGCAGCCGTAGCGCTTGTTGAGTTCGGCGAAGTCGTAGCCCTGGAGCAGGCTGTAGGAGAACTCGGTGTAGGAAATGCCCTGGTCTTCACGGGTCAGGCGCTGCTGCACGGATTCCTTCTTGATCATGGCATTGACCGAGAAATGCTTGCCGATGTCGCGCAGGAATTCGAGGCAGTTCATGCCGCCGAACCAGTCGTGATTGTTGGCCATGATCGCCGGATTGGCACCCTCGAACTTGAGGAAGGGTTCAACCTGGCCGCGAATCTTGTCGACCCAGCTGGCGATCACGTCCGGCGTGTTGAGCTTGCGCTCGGTCGCCTTGAAGCTCGGGTCGCCGATCATGCCGGTGGCGCCGCCGACCAGGGCGATCGGCTTGTGGCCGGCTTCCTGGAAGCGCTTCAGGATGAGCACCGGCACCAGGTGGCCGAGGTGCAGGCTGTCGGCCGTCGGGTCGAAACCGCAATAGAGCGTTACCGATTCCTCAGTCAGCAGTTTGTCGAGCGTCTCGGCGTCGGTGATCTGGGCGATCAGGCCGCGCTCGTGCAGATCCTGGATGAGGGGGGACTGGTACATGGCAAAACTCTCCACTGGGTGGGCGCCGGATGGATAAAAGTGGCGCCGGAAATTCGGACCCGCGATTTTAGCAGAGCCTGCCGCGGTCGACCGGAGTCCGGCGCATGATTTCGGGGTGCGGCTTGAGCGACAGGGCGAAGGGCTGGGCAGAATTGGTCGGCTGTTGACGCCGGGCTGGTCGATCCTGGGTTTTGCGTCCTACAAAAGATCGAGGTGCTTGCGGATCTCGCTCGCCTTATCCTGCGCGGCCTGCAAATCGGTGGGCCGCATTTTGGCCAGTTGGCGATAAACCATGCCCAGCCTTGGGTTACCCGCCAACCGTTCGCCATTGCGGGCAAAAAAATCCCAGTACAACGCATTGAACGGGCAGGCCCGCTCGCCAAGTCGTGCCTTCTTGTCGTAATGGCAGCCCTTGCAATAATCGCTCATCCGGTCGATGTAGGCAGCGCTCGACACGTAGGGCTTGGTCGCCAGTTGGCCGCCGTCGGAAAACTGGCTCATGCCGACCGTGTTGGGCAGCTCGACCCATTCGAAGGCATCGATATAAACACCGAGATACCAGCCATGCACCGCCGCCGGATTGAGCCCGGCGAGTAGTGCAAAGTTGCCGATCACCATCAGGCGCTGAATGTGATGGGCATAGGCATGTTCGAGCGACTGGCCGATGGCCTGCGCCAGGCAGCGCATTCTGGTGTTTCCGGTCCAGAACCATGCGGGCAGCGGCTGCCGGTGATCAAAATAATTTTGTGTTTCGTAACCGGGCATATTGGCCCAGTACACGCCGCGCACGTATTCGCGCCAGCCGAGAATCTGGCGGATGAAACCTTCCGCTGCGGCCAGCGGCACGTCGCCTGATTCGTAGGCTTCCGCCGCCCGGGCAACGACTTCGCGCGGATTGAGCATCTTGGTGTTGAGCGCGAAGGAGAGCAGCGAGTGGAACAGGCGCCAGGCACGAATCGTCAGCGCGTCCTGGAAATCGCCGAAATGTGGCAGTGCCTCGGCGATGAAATCATCGAGTTGCTGCAAAGCTTCGTCCCGGTTCAGCGGCCAGCGAAAGCGTTTGGCATTCGGCTCGCCAAAGCTGGCCACGCCGGCCTTTTCGATGCTCTGCCAGAGCGCCGAATGATCATGCTCACCGCGCCAGTCGGTCGGTTCACGCGGTAGGCCGGGCCAGGGCTTGCGGTTGTCGTGATCGAAATTCCATTGGCCGCCGAGCGGCTTGCCGGGGCCGGCCATCAACACGCCATGCCGCATCCGCATCTGGCGGTAGAAATGCTCCATCAACCATTGCTTGCGTCCGGCAAAAAGCTGGGCGGCTTCGTCGCGCCGGGTGTGGAAATGTTCGCTATCGACCCTCCGGGCGGGGATGGCGAGTTGGGCCGCATAGTCGGCCAGTTGTCGGTCAAGCCGCCATTCGTCCGGTGCCTGATACTCGAAGGTGCTGGCCGTATATTGGGCGATCAGCGCATCCAGATTGGCCGGCAGCGATTGGTGGTTGGCCGGGTCGTCAATCGCCAGGTAATGCACGCGATGGCCGGCTTCGCCAAGTTGCCGGGCGAAGTCGCGCATGGCGGCGAAAATGGCGATGATCTTCTGAGCGTGGTGCAGGACGTAGTCAGTTTCCTGGCGGATTTCCATCAGCACGTAAACGGCGTGCGCATCGGGGGCCGAGAACCAGCTATGTGCCGGGTTGAGCTGGTCGCCAAGGATCAGGCGCAGCGTGCTCATGATGCTTTCCTGCGATTTCGCCGGCAACGTTCGGAACAATATTTGACCTCATCCCAGACGGCCATCCATTTTTTGCGCCACAAATACGGTCGACCGCAGCAAAGGCAGATTTTGCTCGGCAGATCGGATTTTTTCGGGGCGTGCATTGAATAAGCGCCGGGTTCAGTTCGTGTCGCTGCGGGTTTGCTCGACCCAGATCAGCTTGTCGGTCGCGAAACCAAGCGCCTTGGCCTGACTGAGCAATTGCTCGCGTACCTCGACCGGCAGGGTCTTGTCACGGGCAAGAATCCACAGGTAATCGCGGTCCGGCCCGGCAACGAGTGACCAGCGGTAGTCCGGGTCCAGGGCTATCACGTGATAGCCGCCATAAAACGGCCCGAAAAACGACACTTTCAACGAAGCGGTTGCGGGATCGCCGATGAACAGGGCGCGGCCGATGGCCTCCTTCCACGCCTGGCGTTGTGTGTTGTAGCCCCGATTGATGACCTTGACGCTGCCATCGTCCAGCAACTGGTAGGTGGCATTGACGTCGCTCATGCCGCGCTCGAAGGAATGGTCGAGCCGGGCGATTTCGTACCACTGCCCGAGGTAGCGATTCAGCTCGAATGGCGTAATGGGGTGCAGGCCGCTGGGTACGCTGGTCGAGCAGGCGCTCAGCAGCAGGGGGAGCAGCAGGGCGAAAAAGGTGGAGCGGAATGTGGCCATCGAGCGGCTCCATGAATCCCTGGTGAAATATCGGCGGACTTATTTTGTCTAGGACAAAACATGGTTTTTCTCCGATATTAAGCTTTTCGACCTTTGTTTTGAAGTGTTTTTATTTTTTGTTTAAGTCAGTTTCGTGTGCAGTATTGTTTGATAGAGCGAGCAGGGCGCCTTTGCAAGCGCCTGCCCGCTATCCTGCGTGCTTATTTGATAAAGCTGAGTTGTTGGCTGATCCGTTCAAGCACCGGTTTCTTCTTTTCATTGAAGCCGACCTTGTTCTGCGAGATCAGGTTGTTGCCGTGGGTGTCGATCGAGATGATCAGCGGCCCAAATTCCTTGACCCGGTTGATCCACAGCGTTTCCGGCATGCCGAGGTCGGGCCACTCGTAACCTTCGATCTCCT
It encodes:
- a CDS encoding cryptochrome/photolyase family protein, translated to MSTLRLILGDQLNPAHSWFSAPDAHAVYVLMEIRQETDYVLHHAQKIIAIFAAMRDFARQLGEAGHRVHYLAIDDPANHQSLPANLDALIAQYTASTFEYQAPDEWRLDRQLADYAAQLAIPARRVDSEHFHTRRDEAAQLFAGRKQWLMEHFYRQMRMRHGVLMAGPGKPLGGQWNFDHDNRKPWPGLPREPTDWRGEHDHSALWQSIEKAGVASFGEPNAKRFRWPLNRDEALQQLDDFIAEALPHFGDFQDALTIRAWRLFHSLLSFALNTKMLNPREVVARAAEAYESGDVPLAAAEGFIRQILGWREYVRGVYWANMPGYETQNYFDHRQPLPAWFWTGNTRMRCLAQAIGQSLEHAYAHHIQRLMVIGNFALLAGLNPAAVHGWYLGVYIDAFEWVELPNTVGMSQFSDGGQLATKPYVSSAAYIDRMSDYCKGCHYDKKARLGERACPFNALYWDFFARNGERLAGNPRLGMVYRQLAKMRPTDLQAAQDKASEIRKHLDLL
- a CDS encoding HAD family hydrolase; protein product: MNLALFDLDNTLLSGDSDFEWAQFLISKGVVDREIQEAKNVQFYEQYKAGTLDIHEFLAFQLAPLARHSRAELDAWHAEYMEKHIRPIISTEALDIVRQHLDNGDLCAIVTATNTFVTGAIGRAFGIPHLIGTIPAVDVQSGTFTGAPSGVPSFREGKIVRVEAWLESLGLWWGSFEDSFFYSDSHNDLPLMGKVKTPVAVDADEKLQAHADAHDWISLSLRNA
- the hda gene encoding DnaA regulatory inactivator Hda, with amino-acid sequence MRQLILDLLPESPPTLDNFVAGCNAETVAAFTEWLAGGLSATSFCLYGESGCGRSHLLLASGFSLIDAGLNPGLSGVTASDQLAIDNVDLLNADGQIALFALFNQIKLAGGQLLTAATQPPAHLALREDLRTRLGSGLIYRLQPLTDAEKAEAIAAQARERALKLSPEAINYLLRHAPRDMRTLSMLVVALDQYTLEQKRPVTLPLLRELLNMETA
- the pcnB gene encoding polynucleotide adenylyltransferase PcnB, coding for MIRKFISRVLGGKKPKAGHNEPAIIPVSTHGITRDRISSGSRRVCETLQQHGHKAYVVGGAVRDLLIGADPKDFDIATDATPEEVRRHFRRARIIGRRFQIVHVMMGQETLEVTTFRGTLDEKTKTDAHGRVLHDNVFGSHAEDAERRDFTANALYYDPASEAVIDYHRGVGDLKQKTLRMIGEPRTRYREDPVRMLRAVRLAAKLGLTIDPEARKPIREMAGLLENVPAARLFDEMLKLLTSGHSVKCITQLRNEGLHHGLLPLLDVILEQPMGEKFVMLSLANTDDRVRKNKGISPSFLFATLLWHEVLANWEKIKTKGAPKTPALYEAMDDVLSVQGEKLAITRRIAGDIKDIWALQPRFEQRAGKRPYALLEQPRFRAGYDFLVLRAESGEIDREVADWWTLFQSVDGDERAEMLMPEQPGDKKKRRRRKKPAASNVDHGNTE
- a CDS encoding SOS response-associated peptidase, whose product is MCGRYELKASTRDLLRYCRDLDLPRRDLPYGDEMRPAAPVLMLARQAEGHVARRARWGLVGSFLNAEPLRPPSTLCAEGLVAKPFYSKTLQKNRCLMPATAFFEWQMLADGHRQQVRFSSASGKALMFAGVFDHHPQAGTTCAMVTTPADAVVGAVHGRMPLILNAQESAFWLGAYPDFPAEAFAALLENPSSCELKAEVVSQADISPQLPLSFG
- a CDS encoding DUF2256 domain-containing protein, whose protein sequence is MHAPKKSDLPSKICLCCGRPYLWRKKWMAVWDEVKYCSERCRRNRRKAS
- the tyrS gene encoding tyrosine--tRNA ligase → MYQSPLIQDLHERGLIAQITDAETLDKLLTEESVTLYCGFDPTADSLHLGHLVPVLILKRFQEAGHKPIALVGGATGMIGDPSFKATERKLNTPDVIASWVDKIRGQVEPFLKFEGANPAIMANNHDWFGGMNCLEFLRDIGKHFSVNAMIKKESVQQRLTREDQGISYTEFSYSLLQGYDFAELNKRYGCVLQIGGSDQWGNIVAGTDLTRRLHQKQVYGLTLPLITKADGTKFGKTESGAIWLDPKKTSPYAFYQFWLNTSDADVYKFLKFFTFLPVDRVNEIEATDQASGTKPEAQRILAEEATRLVHGEVALMAARRITECLFSGQLADLTENDLEQLAQDGMPGVQIDKANAGLIDALVAAGLAKSKSEARTFIQSGSVTANGNKIDALDHILAGDDLLYGRFTILRRGKKNYGLISWI
- a CDS encoding lipocalin family protein, with the protein product MATFRSTFFALLLPLLLSACSTSVPSGLHPITPFELNRYLGQWYEIARLDHSFERGMSDVNATYQLLDDGSVKVINRGYNTQRQAWKEAIGRALFIGDPATASLKVSFFGPFYGGYHVIALDPDYRWSLVAGPDRDYLWILARDKTLPVEVREQLLSQAKALGFATDKLIWVEQTRSDTN
- a CDS encoding mechanosensitive ion channel family protein translates to MLRIPLFSHEAPLSFVALALLLLFIWQPLKPLRRSLINTSVFYAACLCGDLLAGILLADHNMTAAASWLRQMTVFGEGLAVIRFAGLALFNVALPRIHIHIAGILADILVIIGYIGWGFFRLNQAGVELTHLFATSAILTAVLAISMQDTLGNLLGGLALQMDNSLEIGDWIKIDDLSGQVTDIQWRYTALLTRSGEKAIVPNSQLMKGRYYVICDKHSANPVWRRSIDFNVDLAVSPGRIVQMIEADISAATISNVAGTPAPSCVLLNFGPGYAHYVLRYWLQNPQLDDPTDSDVRTHILATLQRNGIRLATDDHTIHLVEEGAAHREDVQNRELKRRLQAINSIELFARLDDNEKQHLAEHLINAPFAPGDILTRQGAIAHWLYIIVNGEAEAWWQPPEGPRRLLEKRGPGSVFGEIGLMTGAPRRATVIATSNVEAYRLDKEGFQEIIRQRPALADSLSGILEARLQRFAELEQGYHQGRNETQQKVPGSAAIGKKIREFFGLD